A window from Methylocystis sp. MJC1 encodes these proteins:
- a CDS encoding undecaprenyl-phosphate glucose phosphotransferase — translation MCAFATGDMKGAPPQKDPAEKGTSEKASLNPTLAEIAGNSAPGKAYSPIVLAGSVRLVEFVMLLAAGVLVHELHVAPNWGRSLDYYLVMPAMALAAIAVMQSLELYTPASFRAPTRDGMKAAAAWSLVFIVALIVLFFFRLDDSFSRVWLLGWYATGLALLAGERLALSVIVRALTRQGKLERRTVIVGGGELADPVLRALAAQDNGDLRILGLFDDRADERSPDVVAGYPKLGNIVDLVEFARHTRVDLIIFTLPITAEDRILEMLRKLWVLPIDIRLAAHTNKLRFRPRSYSYIGSVPVIDIFDKPIADWDVVVKNIFDRVVGALCLILASPIMALIAIAVKLDSPGPVLFKQLRHGFNNENIEVYKFRSMYVDKLDHSAAKQVTRNDPRVTRVGRFIRKTSLDELPQLFNVVFKGNLSLVGPRPHAIIARAAEHVYEEVVDGYFARHRVKPGITGWAQINGWRGETDTPEKIQKRVECDLYYIENWSILLDVYILAMTPFALIKAENAY, via the coding sequence ATGTGCGCTTTTGCCACCGGCGACATGAAGGGCGCGCCGCCTCAAAAAGATCCCGCCGAAAAGGGAACGAGCGAGAAAGCATCGTTGAACCCGACGCTGGCGGAAATCGCCGGCAATAGCGCCCCGGGAAAGGCCTATTCGCCGATTGTGCTCGCCGGGAGCGTGCGGCTCGTCGAGTTCGTCATGCTCCTCGCCGCCGGCGTTCTGGTTCACGAGCTGCACGTCGCGCCGAACTGGGGAAGGTCGCTCGACTATTACCTCGTCATGCCGGCCATGGCGCTGGCAGCAATTGCGGTCATGCAGTCTTTGGAGCTTTACACGCCCGCCTCCTTCCGTGCGCCGACGCGTGACGGAATGAAAGCAGCGGCCGCCTGGTCCCTCGTCTTCATCGTCGCTCTCATTGTCCTATTCTTCTTCAGGCTCGACGATTCTTTCTCGCGCGTCTGGCTCCTTGGCTGGTATGCGACGGGCCTCGCGCTGCTCGCGGGCGAGCGGCTGGCGCTCTCTGTCATCGTTCGCGCCCTCACCCGCCAGGGCAAGCTCGAGCGCCGCACCGTGATCGTCGGCGGCGGCGAATTGGCCGATCCCGTGCTGCGGGCGCTTGCGGCGCAAGATAACGGCGATCTTCGCATTCTCGGCCTCTTCGACGATCGCGCCGACGAGCGTTCGCCCGACGTCGTCGCCGGCTATCCGAAACTCGGCAATATCGTCGATCTGGTGGAGTTCGCGCGTCACACGCGCGTCGACCTCATCATCTTCACCCTGCCGATCACGGCCGAGGATCGCATTCTGGAGATGCTGCGTAAGCTCTGGGTGCTGCCGATCGACATCCGGCTGGCGGCGCATACGAACAAGCTGCGGTTCCGTCCGCGCTCTTACTCCTACATCGGCAGCGTGCCGGTGATCGACATTTTCGACAAGCCGATCGCGGATTGGGACGTGGTCGTCAAAAATATCTTCGACAGGGTCGTCGGCGCCCTCTGCCTGATCCTCGCCTCGCCGATCATGGCGCTCATCGCTATCGCGGTGAAGCTCGACTCGCCCGGGCCGGTCCTGTTCAAGCAACTGCGCCACGGCTTCAACAACGAGAATATCGAGGTCTACAAGTTCCGCTCGATGTACGTCGACAAGCTCGACCACTCGGCGGCGAAGCAGGTGACCCGCAACGACCCGCGCGTCACGCGCGTCGGCCGCTTCATCCGCAAGACCTCGCTCGATGAATTGCCGCAGCTCTTCAACGTGGTCTTCAAAGGCAATCTATCGCTTGTCGGCCCCCGTCCGCATGCGATCATCGCACGCGCCGCCGAGCACGTTTACGAAGAAGTCGTCGATGGTTACTTCGCCCGTCATCGCGTCAAACCGGGCATCACCGGCTGGGCGCAGATCAACGGATGGCGCGGCGAAACCGACACGCCGGAGAAGATCCAGAAACGCGTCGAATGCGACCTCTACTACATTGAGAACTGGTCCATACTGCTCGACGTCTATATTCTCGCCATGACGCCATTCGCGCTCATCAAGGCTGAAAACGCCTATTGA
- a CDS encoding DUF423 domain-containing protein produces MNKGAIIATIAALQGAAGVSLAAAAAHVDANPLLTTASQFLMFHAGAGLAVSALTRGSPLFPRLLTSAAFALQAGVTLFSADLAARVYLGGKLFPFAAPTGGSLTIIAWLALALWGALRIGRADCD; encoded by the coding sequence GTGAACAAAGGCGCGATCATTGCGACTATCGCGGCGCTGCAGGGCGCAGCCGGCGTGTCTCTCGCCGCGGCGGCCGCGCATGTCGACGCCAATCCGCTGCTGACGACGGCGAGCCAGTTCCTGATGTTTCACGCCGGCGCCGGATTGGCGGTCTCGGCGTTGACGCGGGGCTCTCCGCTCTTTCCGCGCTTGCTGACGAGCGCCGCATTCGCCCTGCAGGCCGGCGTGACGCTGTTTTCCGCCGACCTGGCGGCGCGCGTCTATCTCGGAGGCAAGCTCTTCCCCTTCGCTGCGCCCACCGGCGGCTCGCTGACGATCATCGCCTGGCTTGCGCTCGCTCTCTGGGGCGCATTGCGAATCGGCCGCGCTGACTGCGACTGA
- a CDS encoding response regulator, with product MLGRRVLIVEDDPYISLALEETLTDFGLVVAGSARTLSQALRLALGAAFDIALLDVNIGPDRIDPVADAISARRIPFVFTTGCGRAGLPENHPLRPIIEKPFYVEEILRTLREQLAHAQND from the coding sequence TTGCTCGGGCGCAGGGTGCTGATTGTCGAAGACGATCCTTATATCTCGCTCGCTCTGGAAGAGACCCTGACGGACTTTGGCCTTGTCGTCGCCGGCTCGGCCCGCACCCTGTCCCAAGCCCTGCGTCTTGCGCTAGGCGCCGCCTTCGACATCGCCCTCCTGGACGTCAACATAGGGCCGGACCGGATCGACCCGGTCGCCGACGCAATTTCCGCGCGCCGAATTCCCTTCGTCTTTACGACCGGTTGTGGGCGCGCCGGCCTTCCGGAAAATCATCCCCTGCGGCCGATTATCGAGAAGCCTTTTTACGTCGAAGAGATCCTGCGGACCTTGCGAGAGCAGCTCGCCCACGCCCAAAATGACTGA
- a CDS encoding AsmA family protein, with protein sequence MSVSSDWEGGPKEAPRARGRFAQVAVSKRNLLIAALAALLSVCVAAVAIAPWLYSSTAAQSAIAVQIQDATGLYIQARGTPRLLFAPRPSVSIEGVAFADHNGALVIQAEELFGGLKLLPLLSGRLDVDSITLKRPRIKVDLDQKPIDAPGAAARAAATQPASPAAQKADNFRLGVLNLVDGSLRLRRNGKDYAADRISATLDWRKVGEPAALTSAFDWRGERLQLILWVARPGMLLRGDPSVATARLDGESLRLEAQGVAEANANGRYSGRVAGSATSVRDALSLFDLDAPLPGPFGDAQFSAQAVITAREAALKELRVHVDGNAFEGELTLRDDDGKPSLSAALKSDFVALKPMLADAPPLLGPDGQWSREPLDPPNLSGADVDLNLTARHARLGRLTIDEARIFLALRDGVLDLSLAEAQAYRGRLKAHATFKPADGALAVHASAQTTGVDARALLWDAFGTQTLGGALDSSLTLDASGGAVFDMMHSLNGRFSAALSDGEVTGVDFERALRRFEKRPLSSAQAARSGSSVLQRASVSLLIENGVGALSDGAAYGPGFALRFEGSANLAERILSLKAAAQEADALGKPRDKGLQIAFDLNGGWDELRLAPDPQAFIRRSGAAAPLLPEPPPAE encoded by the coding sequence ATGAGCGTGTCGTCGGATTGGGAAGGCGGTCCCAAGGAGGCGCCGCGCGCCAGAGGCAGATTCGCGCAGGTCGCGGTCAGCAAGCGAAATCTGCTGATCGCCGCGCTGGCAGCTCTTCTCAGCGTCTGCGTCGCGGCGGTCGCGATCGCGCCCTGGCTCTATTCTTCGACAGCCGCGCAATCGGCGATCGCCGTACAGATCCAAGACGCGACAGGCCTTTACATCCAGGCGCGCGGCACGCCGCGCCTCCTGTTCGCGCCTCGTCCGAGCGTTTCGATCGAAGGCGTCGCTTTCGCCGATCACAACGGCGCCCTCGTCATCCAGGCGGAAGAGCTTTTCGGCGGGCTGAAGCTGCTGCCCCTTCTCTCCGGCCGACTGGATGTCGACTCGATCACCTTGAAAAGGCCGCGCATAAAGGTCGATCTCGATCAGAAGCCGATCGATGCGCCCGGCGCCGCCGCGCGCGCCGCCGCCACCCAGCCGGCGAGCCCCGCCGCTCAAAAGGCCGATAATTTCCGCCTCGGCGTCCTCAATCTCGTCGATGGTTCGCTCCGGCTGAGACGAAACGGCAAGGACTATGCCGCTGACCGCATTTCGGCGACGCTCGACTGGCGCAAAGTCGGCGAGCCGGCGGCGCTGACGAGCGCCTTCGACTGGCGGGGCGAACGCCTGCAGCTCATTCTCTGGGTCGCGCGGCCCGGCATGCTCCTGCGCGGCGACCCCTCGGTCGCCACCGCCCGGCTCGACGGCGAAAGCCTAAGGCTCGAGGCGCAAGGGGTGGCGGAAGCGAACGCCAATGGCCGTTACTCCGGGCGCGTCGCCGGTTCGGCGACATCGGTGCGAGACGCATTGAGTCTCTTCGACCTCGACGCGCCCCTGCCCGGCCCGTTCGGGGACGCGCAGTTTTCCGCCCAGGCTGTGATCACGGCGCGAGAAGCGGCGCTGAAAGAGCTGCGCGTCCATGTCGACGGCAATGCTTTCGAGGGCGAGCTCACCCTGCGCGACGACGACGGCAAGCCAAGCCTCTCGGCTGCCCTGAAAAGCGATTTCGTGGCGCTGAAGCCGATGCTAGCCGACGCTCCTCCCTTGCTCGGGCCCGACGGGCAATGGAGCCGGGAGCCGCTCGATCCGCCCAATCTTTCCGGGGCCGACGTCGACCTCAACCTCACGGCCCGCCACGCTCGCTTGGGTCGGCTCACGATCGACGAGGCCCGCATCTTCCTCGCGCTGCGAGATGGTGTGCTCGATCTCTCCCTGGCTGAAGCTCAAGCCTATCGGGGCAGGCTGAAGGCGCACGCCACGTTCAAACCAGCCGACGGCGCGCTCGCCGTGCACGCCTCGGCGCAAACAACCGGCGTCGACGCCCGCGCGCTGCTCTGGGACGCATTCGGCACGCAGACGCTGGGCGGCGCTCTGGATTCATCGCTCACCCTCGACGCCTCGGGCGGCGCTGTATTCGATATGATGCACAGCCTGAACGGCAGGTTTTCGGCGGCCTTGAGCGACGGCGAAGTCACGGGGGTCGATTTCGAGCGCGCGCTTCGCCGCTTTGAGAAGCGTCCGCTCTCCAGCGCCCAGGCCGCCCGCTCGGGCAGCTCCGTGCTTCAAAGGGCAAGCGTGAGCCTGCTCATCGAGAATGGCGTTGGGGCGTTGAGCGACGGCGCAGCCTATGGCCCTGGTTTCGCCTTGCGGTTCGAAGGGAGCGCCAATCTGGCCGAGCGCATCCTGTCGTTGAAAGCCGCCGCCCAGGAAGCCGACGCCTTAGGCAAGCCGCGCGACAAAGGCCTGCAAATCGCTTTCGATCTCAATGGCGGATGGGACGAGCTGCGCCTCGCGCCCGATCCTCAGGCCTTCATTCGCCGCTCGGGCGCCGCGGCTCCTCTGCTGCCGGAGCCCCCGCCGGCGGAATAA